A portion of the Adhaeribacter radiodurans genome contains these proteins:
- a CDS encoding efflux RND transporter permease subunit: MFSKFMHRPVFAIIISVIIVFVGGLAIRQLPISQFPDIAPTTVNIFIAYPGSSADVLVKSTLITLEQAINGVEGMRYIATDATSAGEATLRIIFEPGTNPNDAVIRVKTRVDQVMPLLPELVQREGVVITPIQPSMLMYVNLYSKSKSMDEKFLFNYATVKMIPEIQRTKGVARAQILGSRRYAMRVWLNPDRMRAYKISVEEVMEALGEQSIIGRPGRLGQSSGIAAQSLEYVLTYKGRYNKPEEYDNIIIRANAEGESIRLKDIATVELGSEFFDIYSNLDGKPSAAIVLKQNYGSNASDVIAEVKAKLEDMKTSFPPGMDYKISYDVSQFLDASIEQVIDTLRDAFILVAIVVFIFLGDWRSTLIPILAVPVSLIGAFFVIQFFGLSINLITLFALVLAIGIVVDNAIVVVEAVHAKMEEKDLSPYKATLEVLREIGGAIIAITLVMTAVFVPLVFMTGPVGIFYRQFSITMASSIVISAVIALTLTPVLCAMLLKNNHGKPKRRNLLSRALDGFNNWFERLTGRYVRLLRSIVSRRWLTFGILLAFGLGIFYENKILPAGFIPNEDQGTIYAIIQTPPGSTLEKTNQVSQRLQKICEEIDGVESVSSLAGYEIMTEGRGSNAGTCLINLKTWSDRKHTLKEIMEELEEKSKGLGAVVEFFEPPAIPGFGSSGGFSMRLLDKNTDTDYHEFDMINQQFMDNLRKRPELTGLFTFFAANYPQYDLEIDNNLAMQKGVSIGKAMENLNILIGSTYEQGFIKFNQFFKVYVQSDPKFRRLPSDLLNLFVKNDQGEMVPYSAFMKLKKTQGPNEVTRFNLYNSAAIQGLPAGGYTTADAIQAIQEVAAKTLPKGYDIAWEGLSYDESIRGNESLYVFMVVLLFVYFVLAAQYESFIIPFAVVLSLPVGVFGSFMLLKIMGLENNIYAQIGLIMLVGLLGKNAVLIVEFAVQKRQQGETILNAAIEGARVRFRPILMTSFAFVAGLIPLINATGAGAIGNRTIGASALGGMLFGTIFGVILIPGLYYIFARMADGRHLIKDEHETPLTEDYLYAIDSIPQVTESENHV; this comes from the coding sequence ATGTTTAGTAAATTTATGCATAGACCCGTATTTGCAATAATAATATCGGTCATTATAGTTTTTGTTGGTGGCCTGGCCATCCGGCAATTGCCCATTTCTCAATTCCCGGATATTGCTCCCACCACCGTAAATATTTTTATAGCTTATCCTGGATCTAGTGCCGATGTACTGGTAAAATCAACCCTGATTACCTTAGAGCAGGCGATAAACGGCGTTGAAGGTATGCGTTATATTGCTACGGATGCCACTAGTGCCGGTGAGGCTACCCTCCGGATTATTTTTGAACCGGGAACCAACCCCAACGATGCGGTAATTCGAGTCAAGACGAGGGTGGACCAGGTGATGCCCCTCTTGCCCGAATTAGTTCAGCGGGAAGGGGTTGTAATTACCCCTATCCAGCCAAGTATGTTGATGTACGTCAATCTCTACTCTAAGAGTAAGAGTATGGACGAAAAGTTCTTATTCAACTACGCTACCGTTAAAATGATCCCGGAAATACAAAGAACCAAAGGGGTAGCCCGGGCTCAGATTTTAGGTAGCCGCCGCTACGCTATGCGCGTTTGGTTAAATCCGGACCGTATGCGGGCTTATAAAATTTCCGTGGAAGAAGTAATGGAAGCTTTAGGCGAACAAAGTATAATTGGTCGACCAGGCCGGTTAGGTCAAAGCTCCGGTATTGCCGCTCAATCCTTGGAATATGTGCTCACCTACAAAGGTAGATATAACAAACCCGAAGAGTATGACAATATCATAATCCGGGCTAATGCCGAAGGGGAAAGCATCCGCCTGAAGGACATCGCCACTGTGGAATTAGGAAGTGAGTTCTTTGATATTTATTCTAACCTGGATGGTAAACCATCGGCTGCTATTGTATTAAAGCAAAACTATGGCAGTAATGCCAGTGATGTAATTGCCGAAGTAAAAGCCAAGCTGGAAGATATGAAAACTTCTTTTCCTCCGGGAATGGACTACAAAATCAGCTATGACGTTTCTCAGTTCCTGGATGCTTCTATTGAGCAGGTAATTGATACCTTGCGCGACGCGTTTATTCTGGTTGCCATTGTAGTATTCATATTCCTGGGCGATTGGCGCTCTACTTTAATCCCGATTCTGGCGGTACCGGTATCTTTGATTGGGGCTTTTTTTGTTATTCAGTTTTTTGGATTATCCATTAACCTGATTACTTTATTCGCCTTAGTATTGGCCATTGGTATAGTAGTAGATAATGCCATTGTGGTAGTGGAGGCAGTGCACGCCAAGATGGAAGAAAAGGATTTATCTCCCTATAAAGCCACTTTGGAAGTATTGCGGGAAATTGGAGGTGCTATTATAGCAATTACCCTGGTAATGACCGCCGTATTCGTTCCATTGGTATTCATGACAGGTCCAGTGGGTATTTTCTATCGGCAGTTTTCCATTACCATGGCTAGCTCCATTGTAATTTCGGCGGTAATAGCCCTTACGCTCACTCCGGTATTATGCGCCATGTTATTAAAAAATAATCATGGTAAACCTAAAAGGAGAAATCTGCTTTCCAGAGCACTGGACGGTTTTAACAATTGGTTCGAAAGACTTACCGGCCGATATGTGCGCTTGTTACGATCAATTGTTAGCAGAAGATGGCTTACTTTCGGTATTTTACTGGCATTTGGCCTGGGTATTTTCTACGAAAATAAAATTTTACCCGCCGGATTTATTCCGAACGAAGACCAGGGTACTATCTATGCCATTATCCAGACACCTCCCGGTTCTACTTTAGAAAAAACCAACCAGGTATCACAACGTCTGCAAAAGATTTGCGAAGAAATTGATGGCGTGGAATCGGTATCTTCTTTGGCCGGTTACGAGATTATGACCGAAGGACGGGGCTCTAATGCGGGTACTTGTTTGATTAACTTAAAAACCTGGTCAGATCGCAAACATACCTTGAAGGAAATCATGGAGGAATTAGAAGAGAAATCAAAAGGCCTTGGCGCTGTGGTAGAATTCTTCGAACCACCAGCTATTCCGGGTTTTGGTTCGTCCGGTGGTTTTTCTATGCGCTTGTTAGATAAAAATACTGATACTGACTACCATGAGTTTGATATGATCAATCAACAGTTCATGGATAATCTGCGCAAGCGTCCGGAACTCACGGGCTTATTTACTTTTTTTGCCGCTAATTATCCGCAGTATGATTTAGAGATAGATAATAATCTAGCCATGCAAAAAGGGGTGTCTATTGGTAAAGCCATGGAAAACCTTAATATTTTAATTGGTAGTACCTACGAACAAGGGTTTATCAAGTTTAATCAGTTTTTCAAAGTGTACGTGCAATCTGACCCTAAATTCAGGAGGCTTCCATCGGATCTTTTAAACCTTTTTGTGAAAAATGACCAAGGCGAAATGGTGCCTTACTCCGCTTTCATGAAACTCAAAAAAACGCAGGGACCTAATGAAGTTACCCGTTTCAACTTGTACAATTCAGCCGCTATTCAGGGCCTTCCAGCAGGTGGGTATACCACGGCAGATGCTATACAAGCCATTCAGGAGGTAGCCGCTAAGACCTTGCCGAAAGGGTATGATATTGCCTGGGAAGGTCTTTCTTACGATGAATCTATCCGGGGAAATGAATCTCTTTATGTTTTCATGGTTGTACTGTTGTTCGTGTACTTTGTGTTAGCAGCCCAGTACGAAAGTTTTATTATTCCGTTTGCGGTAGTGCTTTCCTTGCCGGTTGGGGTATTTGGTTCGTTTATGTTGTTAAAGATAATGGGATTGGAAAACAACATTTATGCGCAAATCGGGCTTATCATGTTGGTTGGTCTGTTAGGGAAAAATGCCGTGCTTATCGTAGAATTTGCCGTTCAGAAACGACAACAGGGAGAAACAATTTTAAATGCCGCCATAGAAGGTGCCCGGGTTCGTTTCCGTCCTATTTTAATGACTTCCTTTGCCTTCGTTGCCGGATTGATACCGTTGATTAATGCCACAGGTGCAGGTGCTATTGGAAACAGAACAATCGGTGCTTCTGCCCTCGGTGGTATGTTATTCGGAACAATTTTCGGGGTTATCCTTATTCCTGGATTGTACTACATCTTCGCCCGTATGGCAGATGGCCGTCACCTGATTAAAGATGAACATGAAACGCCTTTAACCGAAGATTATCTTTATGCCATTGACAGTATTCCCCAAGTTACAGAAAGTGAAAACCATGTTTAA
- a CDS encoding TolC family protein, translated as MFKKSKLKWVGIAVISLTYTACKTPAIVEKTANTALPASFNNSQDTTNMAAMKWKEFFTDSNLTSLIDMALQNNQELNITLQEIQVAQNEVRARKGEYLPFVGLRAGAGVDKVARYTNIGAMEATTDIKPEKEMPEPLPDFMVGAYATWELDIWHKLHNAKRAALSRYLSSVEGKNFMITNLISEIANSYFELLALDNQLAIVRQNIEIQNNALKIVKLQKEAAKVTELAVRRFQAQVLNTQSLQYDLQQRITETENRINFLVGRYPQPIQRNNQAFDNLIPQTIQAGIPAQLLSNRPDIKQAELELVAAKLDVKVAKAMFYPSLGISAGIGYQAFNPSFLLKPESLLYTLAGDLAAPLVNRNAIKSVYNSANAKQIQAVYNYERTILNANIEVINQLAKINNLGKFYDLKSQEVEALNQSIDISNILFTSARADYMEVLLTQRDALESRFDLVETKMQQLNAMVNIYRALGGGWNQ; from the coding sequence ATGTTTAAGAAAAGTAAATTAAAATGGGTGGGAATAGCTGTTATTTCCCTAACCTATACGGCTTGTAAAACTCCCGCTATAGTGGAGAAAACAGCTAATACAGCATTACCTGCGAGTTTCAATAACTCGCAGGATACTACCAATATGGCTGCAATGAAGTGGAAGGAATTCTTTACCGATTCTAACCTGACTTCTTTGATTGACATGGCCCTGCAAAATAACCAGGAGTTAAATATTACTTTACAGGAAATTCAAGTTGCTCAAAATGAAGTAAGGGCGAGAAAAGGAGAGTATTTACCTTTTGTTGGTTTAAGAGCCGGAGCCGGGGTAGATAAAGTAGCCCGATACACCAATATAGGTGCGATGGAAGCTACCACCGATATTAAACCAGAAAAAGAAATGCCGGAACCACTCCCAGATTTTATGGTAGGTGCCTACGCGACCTGGGAGTTGGATATTTGGCATAAACTGCACAATGCCAAAAGAGCGGCTTTAAGCAGGTATCTGTCTAGCGTGGAAGGCAAAAATTTTATGATTACTAACCTGATTTCCGAAATTGCTAATTCGTACTTTGAATTATTAGCTTTAGATAATCAGTTGGCGATTGTAAGACAAAACATTGAGATCCAGAATAACGCGCTTAAAATTGTTAAGCTCCAGAAAGAAGCAGCAAAGGTTACCGAGTTAGCAGTACGCCGGTTCCAGGCTCAGGTACTCAATACTCAAAGTTTGCAGTACGACCTTCAGCAAAGAATCACAGAAACGGAAAATAGAATTAATTTTTTGGTAGGTAGGTATCCGCAGCCTATTCAAAGAAATAATCAGGCTTTTGATAATCTAATACCGCAAACCATTCAGGCCGGTATTCCCGCGCAGTTATTATCTAACCGGCCAGACATAAAGCAGGCTGAACTGGAACTGGTAGCTGCTAAGTTGGACGTTAAAGTAGCTAAAGCAATGTTTTATCCTTCCTTAGGTATTTCCGCTGGTATAGGTTACCAAGCCTTTAATCCAAGTTTTCTGCTGAAGCCTGAATCATTGTTGTATACGCTTGCCGGAGACTTAGCGGCGCCACTGGTGAACAGGAATGCAATTAAATCCGTTTATAATAGTGCGAATGCTAAGCAAATCCAGGCTGTTTACAACTACGAGCGTACCATTCTAAACGCCAACATAGAGGTAATTAATCAATTGGCAAAGATCAATAACTTAGGGAAATTCTACGATTTAAAATCACAAGAAGTAGAAGCCTTAAATCAATCCATTGATATTTCAAACATTCTCTTCACATCAGCCAGAGCTGATTATATGGAAGTACTATTGACCCAGCGGGATGCTTTAGAATCCAGATTTGATCTGGTGGAAACCAAAATGCAGCAATTGAATGCCATGGTCAATATTTACCGGGCACTTGGCGGCGGCTGGAACCAATAA
- the asnA gene encoding aspartate--ammonia ligase: MSNQVFIPPHYKSILNPTRTEKAIKLTKDIFEHQLSAELRLRRVTAPLFVLKGTGINDDLNGIERPVSFPIKCMQETQAEIVHSLAKWKRWNLKKLQIPEGYGLYTDMNAIRPDEDLDNIHSLYVDQWDWERVITEEERNLDFLKRIVHKIYSVMKRTEYLLYEEYPELAPILPDKITYIQAQDLQDQYLDLSSKEREDRAAKEFGAIFIIGIGGPLENGEKHDGRAPDYDDWTSPTEGNYKGLNGDIVVWNEVLQRSFELSSMGIRVNPTALQNQLALAGCEDRKKLMWHQMLLQNELPQTIGGGIGQSRLCMFFLRKAHIGEVQSSIWPESILEICTKNNIPLL; encoded by the coding sequence ATGAGTAATCAGGTATTTATTCCACCACATTATAAGTCTATTTTAAATCCTACCCGTACCGAAAAAGCTATAAAGCTTACAAAAGATATATTCGAGCACCAGCTTTCTGCTGAATTACGGTTACGACGGGTTACAGCGCCTCTCTTTGTGCTAAAAGGTACAGGTATCAACGATGATTTAAACGGCATTGAAAGACCAGTAAGTTTCCCGATAAAATGTATGCAGGAAACCCAAGCTGAAATTGTGCATTCGCTGGCGAAATGGAAACGGTGGAATTTAAAAAAACTGCAAATACCGGAAGGTTATGGTTTGTACACCGATATGAATGCCATTCGTCCGGACGAGGACCTGGATAATATTCATTCTTTGTACGTAGACCAGTGGGATTGGGAGCGGGTTATTACCGAGGAAGAAAGAAACCTGGATTTTCTTAAACGTATTGTTCACAAAATTTATTCGGTAATGAAAAGGACCGAATACTTGCTTTATGAAGAATACCCGGAATTAGCACCAATACTACCCGACAAGATTACTTATATTCAAGCGCAGGACTTACAAGACCAATACCTGGATTTAAGCTCAAAAGAAAGAGAAGACCGGGCGGCTAAGGAGTTTGGGGCGATATTTATAATCGGAATTGGAGGACCTCTAGAAAACGGGGAAAAACACGACGGCCGTGCCCCGGATTATGACGATTGGACCTCGCCTACGGAAGGTAATTACAAAGGCTTAAATGGCGATATTGTGGTATGGAACGAAGTACTACAACGTTCTTTCGAGCTTTCTTCGATGGGAATTCGCGTAAACCCAACGGCACTACAAAACCAACTAGCCCTTGCTGGCTGCGAAGACCGGAAAAAGTTAATGTGGCACCAAATGTTACTGCAAAACGAATTACCTCAAACTATTGGGGGCGGCATTGGTCAATCAAGGCTGTGCATGTTTTTCCTGCGCAAAGCTCACATTGGCGAGGTACAATCCAGCATTTGGCCAGAATCTATTCTCGAAATCTGCACTAAAAATAATATCCCTTTACTTTAA
- a CDS encoding DUF349 domain-containing protein, with protein sequence MLENEKNSPSSGNDNIQSNPRSDGGNPQEILERRLAELNARDKTIPQSVGGTPNPDLVDPMPEPQSEIVKENTADSSATTTGVTDLVNSTESSEVSTPAQEPVQAEKPTGSVSFEVPPIESSVVNQADEVSGFEGDLSSSNDIAPDEPFSETISDAVESSDADAGANAAPAAINEDAASSSAMSTAGVIPTQEAAPVQTENVNPEAGIIEHDSVEHPDEAHSDDYIPEIDYSTLPAPELKKQLLKAYKTSDPRKNARQIFEMYRQYELRVATEKHDALEKFVADGGDAGDFAFNNSSENQEIERGFQQFRENRNRELKNEEEQKEKNLKRKNELLEQLRALVEAAETKNSADKLKTIQSEWKAIGAVPTSDAQQLWNSYHALLDKFYNNRSIFFELKELDRKKNLQQKIQLCERAEALLANPSINASLQELRHLHEEWKNIGPVPNEARDGIWERFIQASERIHERKKEYLNVRKAQEQENLQRKLNVLEIVAPYQTFNSDRINDWRDKTDEIQKIKDQWDSIGLVPKENADDVNRRFWSCYKAFYQHKNAFFKQLDEQKMQNLRHKTELCEQAEALKDSTDWEETKERLIQLQKKWKTIGRVPDKYSDKIWNRFRAACNEFFDRKQNQQQQKEAELERAASEKSAFYDKLSTRLSTPSTTAGSLEEFNQLLADWRNFEEPGQRINGKLEERFFDLLQKYLDTIPDMSYDRRNEIAFQLQLDRLRHHPDASHKLYQKEQNIRKEISTLENDISTLRTNIEFFARSKNAEKLREEYQQRIEDATSRMNVLKKQLRAIRS encoded by the coding sequence ATGTTAGAAAACGAGAAAAATAGTCCATCCTCCGGTAACGATAACATTCAATCCAATCCTCGTTCAGATGGTGGTAATCCGCAGGAGATTTTAGAGAGAAGATTAGCCGAATTAAATGCCCGCGATAAAACAATACCTCAATCGGTAGGCGGTACCCCAAATCCGGATCTGGTAGATCCTATGCCGGAGCCGCAATCGGAAATAGTGAAAGAAAATACTGCCGATAGTTCCGCAACAACAACTGGAGTAACTGATTTAGTAAATTCTACCGAAAGTTCGGAGGTTAGTACTCCTGCCCAGGAACCTGTTCAGGCGGAAAAACCAACAGGTTCCGTCAGCTTTGAAGTGCCACCTATTGAAAGCAGCGTGGTAAACCAGGCCGACGAAGTATCAGGTTTTGAAGGGGATTTAAGCAGCAGCAACGACATTGCGCCGGATGAGCCATTTAGCGAAACAATTTCGGATGCCGTAGAATCTTCTGATGCAGATGCAGGAGCCAATGCGGCACCTGCTGCCATAAATGAGGATGCTGCTAGTTCATCAGCTATGAGTACCGCCGGGGTAATTCCAACCCAGGAGGCCGCCCCCGTACAAACAGAAAACGTTAATCCGGAGGCGGGCATTATAGAGCATGATTCGGTGGAGCACCCCGATGAAGCGCATTCCGACGATTATATTCCGGAAATTGATTATAGTACCTTACCGGCACCCGAATTAAAAAAGCAACTGCTAAAAGCTTATAAAACATCTGACCCAAGGAAAAATGCCCGGCAAATTTTTGAGATGTACCGGCAGTATGAGTTGCGGGTAGCCACTGAGAAACACGATGCTTTAGAGAAGTTTGTGGCCGATGGGGGAGATGCCGGAGATTTTGCTTTTAACAACAGTTCTGAAAATCAGGAAATTGAACGTGGGTTTCAGCAATTCAGGGAAAACCGCAACCGCGAGCTGAAAAACGAAGAAGAGCAGAAAGAAAAGAATTTAAAGCGCAAAAACGAATTACTCGAACAATTGCGGGCTTTAGTAGAGGCAGCAGAAACAAAAAATAGTGCCGACAAACTCAAGACTATCCAAAGCGAATGGAAAGCCATAGGAGCGGTGCCAACTTCTGATGCCCAACAGCTTTGGAATTCGTACCACGCTTTATTAGATAAATTTTACAACAACCGCAGCATTTTCTTTGAGCTGAAAGAACTCGACCGCAAGAAAAATTTACAACAAAAAATACAGTTGTGCGAGCGGGCAGAAGCTTTATTGGCCAACCCTTCTATTAATGCTTCCTTACAGGAATTACGACATTTACACGAAGAATGGAAAAACATTGGTCCGGTACCTAATGAGGCGCGCGATGGTATTTGGGAGCGTTTTATTCAAGCTTCAGAAAGGATTCACGAACGTAAGAAAGAATATTTAAACGTTCGGAAAGCGCAGGAACAGGAAAATTTGCAGCGCAAATTAAACGTACTCGAAATTGTAGCTCCTTACCAAACCTTTAACTCAGACCGCATTAATGATTGGCGCGATAAAACCGATGAAATCCAGAAGATAAAAGATCAGTGGGATAGTATAGGGTTGGTACCCAAAGAAAATGCCGATGATGTAAACCGCCGTTTCTGGAGCTGCTACAAAGCTTTTTACCAGCACAAGAATGCTTTCTTTAAACAGCTCGACGAACAAAAAATGCAGAATCTCCGGCACAAAACCGAGTTATGCGAACAAGCCGAAGCATTAAAAGACAGTACAGATTGGGAGGAGACTAAAGAGCGTTTAATTCAGTTACAGAAAAAATGGAAAACCATAGGCCGGGTACCAGATAAGTATTCCGACAAAATCTGGAATCGTTTTAGAGCGGCTTGCAACGAGTTTTTCGACCGCAAGCAAAATCAGCAACAGCAAAAAGAAGCAGAACTGGAACGCGCTGCTTCCGAGAAATCAGCCTTTTACGATAAACTGTCCACTCGGTTAAGTACTCCTTCTACTACTGCTGGTTCTCTGGAAGAGTTTAATCAACTGCTCGCCGATTGGCGCAATTTTGAGGAACCTGGCCAACGGATAAACGGGAAACTAGAAGAACGCTTTTTTGATCTGTTGCAGAAATACCTGGATACGATTCCGGATATGAGTTACGATAGAAGAAATGAAATAGCCTTTCAACTTCAACTAGACCGACTACGTCACCATCCGGATGCTTCGCATAAATTATATCAGAAAGAGCAAAACATCCGGAAAGAAATCAGTACGCTTGAAAACGATATTAGTACCTTACGCACCAATATTGAATTTTTTGCCCGGTCTAAAAACGCCGAAAAATTACGCGAAGAATACCAGCAACGCATCGAAGATGCTACTTCCCGGATGAATGTGCTGAAAAAACAACTACGGGCAATCCGCTCTTAA
- a CDS encoding YqgE/AlgH family protein: MTKVKSGSILISEPFLGDPNFERTVVLVCKHDEEGSFGLVLNRKTDLRLSDVPELEQLNFDMELHIGGPMEHNTLHYIHQISLLNESITLGSNVFWGGDFEQLKYLLSNGSIDTDDIRFFLGYSGWTAGQLNDEIKNNVWIVNNSATDKLFNLNTDSLWRDILKEMGGKYKILSNYPIDPSLN; this comes from the coding sequence ATGACGAAAGTTAAAAGTGGCAGTATTCTTATTTCTGAGCCTTTTTTAGGCGACCCTAATTTTGAGCGTACCGTAGTATTGGTTTGCAAACACGACGAAGAAGGATCTTTTGGGCTGGTTCTGAACCGTAAAACGGATCTAAGACTAAGTGATGTTCCCGAATTAGAACAGCTTAACTTTGATATGGAATTACATATAGGTGGTCCAATGGAGCATAATACATTGCATTACATCCATCAGATTTCGTTATTAAATGAATCGATAACTTTAGGATCAAACGTTTTTTGGGGCGGAGATTTTGAACAGCTTAAATATTTATTAAGTAATGGCAGCATAGATACGGATGATATCCGGTTCTTTCTCGGTTATTCCGGGTGGACAGCCGGTCAATTAAACGATGAAATAAAAAATAACGTGTGGATTGTGAATAATTCAGCAACTGATAAATTATTTAACTTAAATACCGATTCACTCTGGCGCGATATATTAAAAGAAATGGGTGGTAAATACAAAATATTGTCGAATTACCCCATTGATCCAAGTTTAAATTAA
- the pdxH gene encoding pyridoxamine 5'-phosphate oxidase: MNIIIYMSLTVDLASIRKNYSLQQLNENSVAADPFQQFNVWLQEAIQAALPEPTAMVLATANQAGIPSARVVLLKKVNPEGFLFFTNYLSHKGQDMALNPAVALTFFWPELERQVRMEGTVEKVTESESDEYFWSRPLGSQVGAWASPQSKQVTSRQELEEANQLYTDKFAGLTQIPRPEHWGGYLVRTHLIEFWQGRPNRLHDRIVYTQESANAEWQISRLAP; encoded by the coding sequence ATGAATATTATAATATATATGAGTTTAACTGTTGACCTTGCCAGTATCCGGAAGAACTATTCTTTGCAACAATTAAATGAAAATAGTGTTGCTGCTGATCCTTTCCAACAGTTTAATGTTTGGTTACAAGAGGCTATTCAGGCAGCCTTACCCGAACCTACAGCTATGGTTCTCGCCACGGCAAACCAGGCAGGTATTCCATCTGCACGGGTTGTTTTACTCAAAAAAGTAAATCCGGAAGGATTTCTCTTTTTTACGAACTATCTCAGCCACAAAGGGCAAGACATGGCTCTTAACCCAGCGGTGGCACTTACTTTTTTCTGGCCCGAGTTAGAACGCCAGGTACGGATGGAAGGTACCGTAGAAAAAGTAACCGAATCTGAATCAGATGAATATTTCTGGAGCCGGCCACTTGGCAGCCAGGTAGGTGCCTGGGCTTCGCCGCAAAGTAAACAAGTAACCAGCCGGCAAGAACTGGAAGAGGCAAACCAACTCTACACAGATAAGTTCGCGGGTTTAACCCAAATACCGCGCCCCGAACATTGGGGAGGGTATCTGGTGCGGACACATTTAATAGAGTTTTGGCAAGGTCGCCCGAACCGCTTGCACGATCGTATTGTGTATACCCAGGAATCAGCAAACGCTGAATGGCAAATTTCGCGGCTGGCTCCTTAA
- a CDS encoding DUF1015 domain-containing protein, which yields MAEIIPLRGWRYNQDLSNSIQDLTSPLFDVVSLKQREALYQNPYNSIHLSVPQGAFPAKEAAELLQTWKTDGILKQDYLPGIYVYYQYFRLPDSDQEYCRKGFMCHMKAYDWNDQVLLRHENTIPASVNDRIELLTATQLQASPTHGLYTDPDFTLEKYMDESIQAPLHESEDYQGVRDVVAVIQDAAIIQEFVRVLKDKQVLLADGHHRYESSLQYRKTCMASNPEHTGNEAYNYHFIYLTNTEAHDLRILPTHRLLLHLPFTNEKFLAQLDLFFTLIPLADPYDLNEIIAGKKWAFGMYLRGKPYKIRLKPEVHEQISWPLPSVVKDLDLTVLHFFVLEKILGIQQEAQRTSDQIQYIRNFAECLSRVDHQEAEVAFITNGVTIDQVKNVCYSGALMPQKSTFFYPKVISGFVFSSIKENEFLLEVSPCL from the coding sequence TTGGCCGAAATTATTCCTTTACGGGGCTGGCGTTATAACCAGGATCTAAGCAATTCTATTCAGGATTTAACCTCCCCCCTATTCGATGTTGTTTCTTTAAAACAACGGGAAGCGCTTTACCAGAATCCATATAATAGTATTCACTTATCGGTACCCCAAGGCGCTTTTCCGGCTAAAGAAGCGGCCGAACTGCTGCAAACCTGGAAAACCGATGGCATTCTGAAACAAGATTACTTACCGGGAATTTACGTTTACTACCAGTATTTCAGGTTACCCGATTCTGATCAGGAATATTGCCGCAAAGGATTTATGTGCCACATGAAAGCCTACGATTGGAACGATCAGGTATTATTGCGCCACGAAAACACCATTCCGGCTTCGGTAAACGATCGCATTGAATTATTAACTGCCACCCAGCTTCAGGCTAGTCCTACGCATGGCTTGTACACCGATCCGGATTTTACGCTGGAAAAGTACATGGATGAGAGCATTCAGGCGCCTTTGCACGAATCCGAAGATTACCAGGGGGTACGCGATGTAGTAGCCGTTATTCAGGATGCGGCCATTATACAAGAGTTTGTTCGGGTGTTAAAAGATAAGCAAGTGCTATTAGCCGATGGCCATCATCGTTACGAAAGCTCTTTGCAATACCGGAAAACCTGCATGGCTTCCAATCCTGAGCACACTGGTAACGAGGCCTATAATTACCATTTTATTTACCTAACCAACACCGAAGCGCACGATTTACGCATTTTACCTACCCACCGGTTGTTGTTGCATTTGCCATTTACGAACGAAAAATTTTTAGCTCAATTAGATTTATTTTTTACTTTAATTCCACTGGCTGACCCCTATGATTTAAACGAAATTATTGCCGGGAAGAAATGGGCATTTGGCATGTACCTGCGGGGCAAGCCTTATAAAATCCGTCTAAAACCTGAGGTGCACGAGCAAATTAGTTGGCCCTTACCTTCCGTGGTAAAGGACCTGGATTTAACCGTTCTGCATTTTTTTGTTTTGGAAAAAATTTTAGGCATACAGCAGGAAGCGCAGCGAACCAGCGACCAGATTCAGTATATCCGTAATTTTGCCGAATGTTTGAGCCGGGTAGATCATCAAGAAGCTGAAGTGGCCTTTATTACCAACGGCGTTACCATTGACCAGGTAAAAAACGTATGTTACAGCGGAGCGCTTATGCCTCAGAAATCGACTTTTTTTTATCCGAAGGTAATTAGTGGATTTGTTTTTAGCTCAATTAAAGAAAATGAATTTCTCCTCGAAGTTAGTCCTTGCCTCTAA